One genomic window of Burkholderia diffusa includes the following:
- a CDS encoding ATP-binding protein has product MQRITTTGRVNLSHLFWLRNLAIIGQLVTIGVVQTYFGVHLPLPAMLMVIALEIVFNALTWVRVLRARPETNFELLGQLWVDLGALSALLFLSGGTTNPFVSLYLPSLAIAAAVLPWHLMIWLAAFAVACYAALGFDSVPLNMDNPANLFDYYRTGMWANFMVSVGLIAWFVARMSNALRQRDAALGEAQAHLLRDERAVALGVQAATVAHEMGTPLSTIAMLAEELRDAARADPGLARYEADLKVLEEQMTLCTSALARLRSRASAPASRQPVDDWLDTFVEHWRLRHPHVQFELLGARPSGVGLDDTVAAGQILTILLDNAARASPHRVTLAAKLAHHERAADRIEFEVCDDGPGIPAALRESLGSMPVDSTQGGHGVGLYLAFSAAARLGGEIELSDVAPRAAGGNGRAGGGANGHAATASGQRATERTAATPDSRAAGTPGRGTRAVLRLPVTRIAVPAASTNT; this is encoded by the coding sequence ATGCAACGAATTACCACCACCGGGCGCGTCAACCTCAGTCACCTGTTCTGGCTGCGCAATCTCGCGATCATCGGCCAGCTCGTGACGATCGGCGTCGTGCAGACCTATTTCGGCGTGCATCTGCCGTTGCCGGCGATGCTGATGGTCATTGCGCTCGAAATCGTTTTCAACGCGCTGACCTGGGTGCGTGTGCTGCGCGCGCGCCCCGAGACCAATTTCGAGCTGCTCGGCCAGCTGTGGGTCGACCTCGGCGCGCTGTCGGCGCTGCTGTTCCTGTCGGGCGGCACGACCAATCCGTTCGTGTCGCTGTATCTACCGTCGCTCGCGATCGCGGCGGCCGTGCTGCCGTGGCATCTGATGATCTGGCTCGCGGCGTTCGCGGTCGCATGCTACGCGGCGCTCGGCTTCGATTCGGTGCCGCTCAACATGGACAACCCGGCGAACCTGTTCGACTACTACCGCACGGGGATGTGGGCGAACTTCATGGTCAGCGTCGGGCTGATCGCGTGGTTCGTCGCGCGCATGTCGAATGCGCTGCGCCAGCGCGATGCGGCGCTCGGCGAAGCGCAGGCGCACCTGCTGCGCGACGAGCGGGCGGTTGCGCTCGGCGTGCAGGCCGCCACCGTCGCGCACGAGATGGGTACGCCGCTGTCGACGATCGCGATGCTCGCGGAGGAGCTGCGCGACGCGGCACGCGCCGATCCGGGGCTCGCGCGCTACGAGGCCGACCTGAAGGTGCTGGAAGAACAGATGACGCTCTGCACGTCGGCGCTCGCGCGCCTGCGCAGCCGGGCGAGCGCGCCGGCGAGCCGCCAGCCGGTGGACGACTGGCTCGACACGTTCGTCGAGCACTGGCGCCTGCGGCATCCGCACGTGCAGTTCGAACTGCTCGGTGCGCGCCCGTCGGGCGTCGGGCTCGACGACACCGTCGCGGCCGGCCAGATTCTGACGATCCTGCTCGACAACGCCGCGCGGGCGAGCCCGCACCGCGTGACGCTGGCCGCAAAGCTCGCGCACCACGAGCGCGCCGCGGACCGGATCGAATTCGAGGTATGCGACGACGGCCCCGGCATTCCGGCCGCGTTGCGCGAATCGCTCGGCTCGATGCCGGTCGACAGCACGCAGGGCGGGCACGGGGTCGGCCTGTACCTCGCGTTCAGCGCGGCCGCTCGTCTCGGCGGCGAGATCGAGCTGTCCGATGTCGCGCCGCGCGCGGCGGGCGGCAACGGGCGCGCCGGCGGCGGCGCGAACGGACACGCGGCAACTGCGTCGGGCCAGCGCGCGACCGAACGAACGGCGGCCACGCCGGACAGCCGCGCTGCCGGCACCCCCGGCCGCGGCACGCGCGCGGTGCTGCGCCTGCCGGTGACGCGTATCGCGGTGCCGGCCGCCTCAACCAACACGTAG
- a CDS encoding cysteine-rich CWC family protein: MTDTAADARSTPRRARCPHCGRGFDCGARTQPFDCWCASMPTLSGGAPPAAGTRCRCPECLADEIAQRMARAAG; encoded by the coding sequence ATGACCGATACCGCCGCCGACGCCCGTTCGACTCCGCGCCGCGCGCGTTGCCCGCACTGCGGGCGCGGCTTCGACTGCGGCGCCCGCACGCAGCCGTTCGACTGCTGGTGCGCGTCGATGCCGACCCTGTCCGGCGGCGCGCCGCCGGCGGCCGGTACGCGCTGCCGTTGCCCGGAGTGCCTCGCCGACGAGATCGCCCAACGCATGGCACGCGCGGCCGGCTGA
- the argB gene encoding acetylglutamate kinase yields the protein MSEPIDLSQIAPTLKAEILAEALPYIRRYHGKTVVIKYGGNAMTEERLKQGFARDVILLKLVGINPVIVHGGGPQIDHALKKIGKAGTFIQGMRVTDEETMEVVEWVLGGEVQQDIVMLINHFGGHAVGLTGKDGGLIHARKLLMPDRDNPGQYIDIGQVGEVEAINPAVVKALQDDAFIPVISPIGFGEDGLSYNINADLVAGKLATVLNAEKLLMMTNIPGVMDKDGNLLTDLSAREIDALFEDGTISGGMLPKISSALDAAKSGVKSVHIVDGRIEHSVLLEILTEQPFGTMIRSH from the coding sequence ATGTCCGAGCCCATCGACCTCTCGCAGATCGCCCCCACGCTGAAGGCAGAAATCCTCGCCGAGGCGCTGCCGTACATCCGCCGGTACCACGGCAAGACGGTGGTCATCAAATACGGCGGCAACGCGATGACGGAAGAGCGGCTCAAGCAAGGCTTCGCGCGCGACGTGATCCTGCTGAAACTGGTCGGCATCAATCCGGTGATCGTCCACGGCGGCGGTCCGCAGATCGATCACGCGCTGAAGAAGATCGGCAAGGCCGGCACCTTCATCCAGGGCATGCGCGTGACCGACGAAGAGACGATGGAAGTCGTCGAATGGGTGCTGGGCGGCGAAGTCCAGCAGGACATCGTGATGCTGATCAACCATTTCGGCGGCCACGCGGTGGGCCTCACGGGCAAGGACGGCGGCCTGATCCACGCACGCAAGCTGCTGATGCCGGACCGCGACAACCCGGGCCAGTACATCGACATCGGCCAGGTCGGCGAAGTCGAAGCGATCAACCCGGCGGTCGTGAAGGCGCTGCAGGACGACGCGTTCATTCCGGTGATCTCGCCGATCGGTTTCGGCGAGGACGGCCTCTCGTACAACATCAACGCGGACCTCGTCGCCGGCAAGCTCGCCACGGTGCTGAACGCCGAGAAGCTGCTGATGATGACCAACATCCCCGGCGTGATGGACAAGGACGGCAACCTGCTGACCGACCTGTCCGCGCGCGAGATCGACGCGCTGTTCGAGGACGGCACGATCTCGGGCGGCATGCTGCCGAAGATCTCGTCGGCGCTCGACGCCGCGAAGAGCGGCGTGAAATCGGTGCACATCGTCGACGGCCGCATCGAGCATTCGGTGCTGCTGGAAATCCTGACCGAGCAGCCGTTCGGCACGATGATCCGCTCGCATTGA
- a CDS encoding pyrimidine 5'-nucleotidase, with protein sequence MSARRKTTRPDLPASLRRRRISRSRPRAGAPVWLFDLDNTLHHASHAIFPEINRAMTQYIVDALQVGRAEADRLRTGYTQRYGAALLGLTRHHPIDPHDFLRVVHTFSDLPAMLRAERGLARIVAALPGRKFVLTNAPENYARAVLRELRIERLFERVIAIEHMRDRRAWRAKPDHTMLRRILRAAHARLEDAILVEDTRSHLKRYKRLGIGTVWITGHLPGHLPNIGRPHYVDQRIRSLKSLRLGTRSGRQKCSRLTRRTKP encoded by the coding sequence TTGAGCGCGCGCCGCAAAACCACTCGTCCCGACCTGCCGGCGTCGCTGCGACGCCGGCGCATCTCCCGCAGCCGCCCGCGCGCCGGCGCGCCCGTCTGGCTGTTCGATCTCGACAACACGCTCCATCACGCATCGCACGCGATCTTTCCGGAGATCAACCGCGCGATGACGCAATACATCGTCGACGCGCTGCAGGTCGGGCGCGCCGAAGCCGACCGGCTGCGCACCGGCTACACGCAGCGCTACGGCGCGGCGCTCCTCGGCCTCACGCGCCATCATCCGATCGACCCGCACGACTTCCTGCGCGTCGTCCACACGTTTTCCGACCTGCCCGCGATGCTGCGTGCCGAGCGCGGCCTCGCGCGCATCGTCGCCGCGCTGCCGGGCCGCAAGTTCGTGCTCACCAACGCGCCCGAGAACTACGCGCGTGCGGTGCTGCGCGAATTGCGCATCGAGCGGCTGTTCGAGCGCGTGATCGCGATCGAGCACATGCGCGACCGTCGCGCATGGCGCGCGAAGCCCGACCACACGATGCTGCGCCGGATTTTGCGCGCCGCGCACGCGCGGCTCGAAGACGCGATCCTCGTCGAAGATACCCGCAGCCACCTGAAGCGCTACAAGCGCCTCGGCATCGGCACGGTATGGATCACCGGCCATTTGCCGGGCCATCTGCCGAACATCGGCCGCCCGCATTATGTCGACCAGCGCATTCGTTCGTTAAAATCGCTCCGACTGGGCACACGATCGGGGCGACAGAAATGCAGCCGACTTACCCGCAGGACCAAGCCGTAA
- the slmA gene encoding nucleoid occlusion factor SlmA has product MQPTYPQDQAVTEEQATPSRPRPKPGERRVMILQTLAAMLEAPKPEKITTAALAARLDVSEAALYRHFTSKAKMYEGLIEFIEQALFGLVNQIVAKEPNGVQQARTIALTMLNFAAKNPGMTRVLTGEALVGEDDRLTERVNQLLDRIEATVKQCLRVARTEAQAPDGAAPFVLPADYDPAARASLLVSYVIGKWHRFAKGGFQKSPGEQADAHLRLILQ; this is encoded by the coding sequence ATGCAGCCGACTTACCCGCAGGACCAAGCCGTAACGGAAGAACAGGCCACACCGTCCCGCCCGCGCCCGAAGCCGGGCGAGCGCCGCGTGATGATCCTGCAGACGCTCGCCGCGATGCTCGAGGCGCCGAAGCCGGAAAAAATCACGACGGCCGCGCTCGCGGCCCGCCTCGACGTGTCGGAAGCCGCGCTGTACCGTCATTTCACCAGCAAGGCGAAGATGTACGAAGGCCTGATCGAGTTCATCGAGCAGGCACTGTTCGGGCTCGTCAACCAGATCGTCGCGAAGGAGCCCAACGGCGTGCAGCAAGCGCGCACGATCGCGCTGACGATGCTCAATTTCGCCGCGAAGAATCCGGGCATGACGCGCGTGCTGACGGGCGAGGCGCTGGTCGGCGAGGACGACCGGCTCACCGAGCGCGTGAACCAGCTGCTCGACCGGATCGAGGCAACCGTCAAACAGTGCCTGCGGGTCGCGCGTACCGAGGCGCAGGCGCCCGACGGCGCCGCGCCGTTCGTGCTGCCGGCCGACTACGATCCCGCCGCGCGCGCGAGCCTGCTCGTCAGCTACGTGATCGGCAAGTGGCACCGGTTCGCGAAAGGCGGGTTCCAGAAGTCGCCCGGTGAGCAGGCCGACGCGCATTTGCGGCTGATCCTGCAGTAG
- the metX gene encoding homoserine O-succinyltransferase MetX, with protein MESIGIVAPQTMHFAEPLRLQSGSVIGNYQLVVETYGELNAARSNAVLVCHALNASHHVAGIYADDPRSTGWWDNMVGPGKPLDTNRFFVIGVNNLGSCFGSTGPMSIDPSSGKPYGARFPVVTVEDWVHAQARVADAFGIERFAAVMGGSLGGMQALAWSLMYPERVAHCIDIASTPKLSAQNIAFNEVARSAILSDPDFHGGDYYAHGVKPKRGLRVARMIGHITYLSDDDMAEKFGRALRRADGALDAYNFSFDVEFEVESYLRYQGDKFADYFDANTYLLITRALDYFDPAKAFDGNLTAALAHTQAKYLIASFSTDWRFAPARSREIVKALLDNKRTVSYAEIDAPHGHDAFLLDDARYHNLLRAYYERIANEVGA; from the coding sequence ATGGAATCGATCGGCATCGTCGCTCCACAGACCATGCACTTCGCCGAACCGCTGCGCTTGCAAAGCGGCAGCGTGATCGGCAACTATCAGCTCGTCGTCGAGACCTACGGCGAGCTCAACGCCGCGCGCTCGAACGCGGTGCTCGTCTGCCACGCGCTCAACGCGTCGCACCACGTCGCCGGCATCTACGCGGACGATCCGCGCAGCACCGGCTGGTGGGACAACATGGTCGGCCCGGGCAAGCCGCTCGACACCAACCGCTTCTTCGTGATCGGCGTGAACAACCTCGGCTCGTGCTTCGGCTCGACGGGCCCGATGAGCATCGATCCGTCGTCCGGCAAGCCGTATGGCGCGCGCTTTCCGGTCGTCACCGTCGAGGACTGGGTGCATGCGCAGGCGCGCGTCGCCGACGCATTCGGCATCGAGCGCTTCGCCGCCGTGATGGGCGGCAGCCTCGGCGGGATGCAAGCGCTCGCGTGGAGCCTGATGTATCCGGAGCGGGTCGCCCACTGTATCGACATCGCGTCGACGCCGAAGCTGTCCGCGCAGAACATCGCATTCAACGAGGTCGCGCGCTCGGCGATTCTGTCGGACCCCGACTTCCACGGCGGCGACTACTACGCGCACGGCGTGAAGCCGAAGCGCGGCCTGCGCGTCGCGCGGATGATCGGCCACATCACGTATCTCTCCGACGACGACATGGCCGAGAAATTCGGCCGTGCGCTGCGCCGCGCGGACGGCGCGCTCGACGCGTACAACTTCAGCTTCGACGTCGAATTCGAGGTCGAGTCGTACCTGCGCTACCAGGGCGACAAGTTCGCCGACTACTTCGACGCGAACACCTACCTGCTGATCACGCGCGCGCTCGACTACTTCGACCCGGCAAAGGCGTTCGACGGCAACCTGACGGCCGCGCTCGCCCACACGCAGGCGAAGTACCTGATCGCGAGCTTCTCGACCGACTGGCGCTTCGCGCCCGCGCGTTCGCGCGAGATCGTGAAGGCGCTGCTCGACAACAAGCGCACGGTCAGCTACGCGGAGATCGATGCGCCGCACGGCCACGACGCGTTCCTGCTCGACGACGCGCGCTATCACAACCTGCTGCGCGCGTATTACGAACGAATCGCCAACGAGGTGGGTGCATGA
- the metW gene encoding methionine biosynthesis protein MetW yields the protein MNQQALNSLSARADFRAIARWVEPRSTVLDLGCGDGSLLSLLSEELDVSGYGIELNDAGVLASAKNGINVIQQNLEDGLRLFEDHSFDFAILSQTLQTIHQTAAILRETARVGRECIVSFPNFGYWAHRLSVLRGRMPVSKSLPYQWHNTPNVRVLTIKDFEALAPEVGVTILDRIVLHEGQPIRWGANWRGSLAVYRVKRS from the coding sequence ATGAACCAGCAAGCGCTGAACTCCCTGTCCGCACGTGCGGACTTCCGTGCGATCGCCCGCTGGGTCGAACCGCGCTCGACCGTGCTCGATCTCGGCTGCGGCGACGGCTCGCTGCTGTCGCTGCTGTCCGAGGAACTGGACGTGTCCGGCTACGGGATCGAACTGAACGACGCCGGCGTGCTCGCGAGCGCGAAGAACGGCATCAACGTGATCCAGCAGAACCTGGAAGACGGCCTGCGCCTGTTCGAGGATCACAGCTTCGATTTCGCGATCCTGTCGCAAACGCTGCAGACGATCCACCAGACGGCCGCGATCCTGCGCGAAACCGCGCGTGTCGGGCGAGAATGCATCGTGTCGTTCCCGAATTTCGGCTACTGGGCGCACCGGCTGTCGGTGCTGCGCGGCCGGATGCCGGTATCGAAGTCGCTGCCTTACCAATGGCACAACACGCCGAACGTCCGGGTGCTGACGATCAAGGATTTCGAGGCGCTCGCGCCGGAAGTCGGCGTCACGATCCTCGATCGCATCGTGCTGCACGAAGGCCAGCCGATTCGATGGGGAGCGAACTGGCGTGGTAGTCTTGCTGTCTACCGCGTCAAGCGCAGCTGA
- a CDS encoding AmpG family muropeptide MFS transporter, protein MSKTPHEAPALTAHEDHPGWRAYLNTHMLICVFLGFASGLPLFTLVYLVQAWLRSEGVNLKEIGLFALIQFPYTWKFLWAPLMDRFIPRLPGWRPGRRRGWMLLTQVLVAGAIAALGFVSPRDSIWTVAALTTLVAFFGASSDIVIDAYRRELLRDTEQGLGNAVHVNAYKLAALIPGSLALILSDHMPWDVVFAITGAFMLPGILMTLVVREPEVAGAPPRNLRDAIVLPFREFIQRDGWSGALLVIAFIFLFKIGDTMATTLSTSFFLDIGFTRTEIGIVAKTTALVASVAGGIIGGIWLVKIGIGRGLWIFGALQMVSTLGFAWLAQVGPGSPVLALLYDFTVAASHALASFLSIFGFEVTPHLSPMTVALALVYAAETFTTGLTMAAFVAYIASTTDPRYTATQFALFTSLASVPRTLASAASGFIVAKIGWFDYFIVCTALAIPGMLLLFKIAPWNGTARNGEASRAQ, encoded by the coding sequence ATGTCCAAAACGCCACACGAGGCGCCCGCACTCACCGCTCACGAGGATCACCCCGGCTGGCGCGCCTATCTGAACACGCACATGCTGATCTGCGTGTTCCTCGGTTTCGCGTCGGGGCTGCCCCTGTTCACGCTCGTCTACCTCGTGCAGGCATGGCTGCGCTCCGAGGGCGTGAACCTGAAGGAAATCGGCCTGTTCGCGCTGATTCAGTTCCCGTATACGTGGAAGTTCCTGTGGGCGCCGCTGATGGACCGCTTCATCCCGCGCCTGCCCGGCTGGCGGCCCGGCCGCCGGCGCGGCTGGATGCTGCTCACGCAGGTGCTGGTCGCCGGCGCGATCGCCGCGCTCGGCTTCGTGTCGCCGCGCGACTCGATCTGGACGGTCGCCGCGCTCACGACGCTCGTCGCGTTCTTCGGCGCAAGCTCCGACATCGTGATCGACGCATATCGCCGCGAACTGCTGCGCGACACCGAGCAGGGCCTCGGCAACGCGGTGCACGTGAACGCGTACAAGCTCGCCGCGCTGATTCCCGGCTCGCTGGCGCTGATCCTGTCCGACCACATGCCGTGGGACGTCGTGTTCGCGATCACGGGCGCATTCATGCTGCCGGGCATCCTGATGACGCTCGTCGTGCGCGAGCCCGAGGTGGCCGGCGCGCCGCCGCGCAACCTGCGCGACGCGATCGTGCTGCCGTTCCGCGAATTCATCCAGCGCGACGGCTGGAGCGGCGCGCTGCTCGTCATCGCGTTCATCTTCCTGTTCAAGATCGGCGACACGATGGCGACCACGCTGTCGACGTCGTTCTTCCTCGACATCGGCTTCACGCGCACCGAAATCGGCATCGTCGCGAAAACCACCGCGCTCGTCGCGAGCGTCGCCGGCGGCATCATCGGCGGCATCTGGCTCGTGAAGATCGGCATCGGCCGCGGGCTGTGGATCTTCGGCGCGCTGCAGATGGTGTCGACGCTCGGCTTCGCATGGCTCGCGCAGGTCGGCCCCGGCTCGCCGGTGCTCGCGCTGCTCTATGACTTCACGGTCGCGGCCAGTCACGCGCTCGCGTCGTTCCTGTCGATCTTCGGCTTCGAGGTCACGCCGCATCTGAGCCCGATGACGGTCGCGCTCGCGCTCGTCTACGCCGCCGAAACGTTCACCACCGGCCTGACGATGGCCGCGTTCGTCGCGTATATCGCCAGCACGACCGACCCGCGCTACACGGCCACGCAGTTCGCGCTGTTCACGAGCCTCGCATCGGTGCCGCGCACACTCGCATCGGCCGCGAGCGGCTTCATCGTCGCGAAGATCGGCTGGTTCGACTACTTCATCGTATGCACCGCGCTCGCGATCCCCGGCATGCTGCTGCTGTTCAAGATCGCGCCGTGGAACGGCACCGCGCGCAACGGCGAGGCCAGCCGTGCGCAATGA
- a CDS encoding M48 family metallopeptidase: MRNDRLHRAARVAAVLGIGIATLGAAGSVQAADTGAAAPGSTPVTATSTPAAPAAAVAQSAAEAAQPSGAAVPAKAYTPTSQQVRYGDAIAFRTLIPSPLLEQLTASEYAQIVQAAADSDRLLPANQPRVKRLRAIVMKLAPYSVKWNDRVKNWAWDVNAIRSRDIRVTCLPGGKVLVYGGLLDRVRLNDDEFGVLLAHGIAHALREHARSNFSTTSQTSLRAAALPPLFGVGDPLPQALNLGARLQTLRYDPTDETEADVIGGDIAARAGFDPRAAITLWDKLAAATRANRTSGFIYMHPYSATRRQDLLNRLPDLMPLYAKAVGKRVDTLPDYAGISAQRRKIVRR; encoded by the coding sequence GTGCGCAATGATCGACTGCATCGCGCGGCGCGCGTCGCCGCCGTGCTGGGCATCGGCATCGCGACGCTCGGCGCGGCGGGCAGCGTGCAGGCGGCCGATACCGGTGCGGCCGCGCCGGGCTCGACGCCCGTCACCGCAACGTCCACGCCCGCCGCTCCCGCCGCTGCCGTTGCGCAGTCCGCCGCCGAAGCCGCGCAGCCGAGCGGCGCAGCCGTGCCCGCGAAGGCCTATACGCCGACGTCGCAGCAGGTGCGCTACGGCGATGCGATCGCATTCCGAACGCTGATCCCGTCGCCGCTGCTCGAACAACTCACCGCGAGCGAATACGCGCAGATCGTGCAGGCAGCCGCCGACAGCGACCGCCTGCTGCCCGCGAACCAGCCGCGCGTGAAGCGGCTGCGCGCGATCGTCATGAAGCTCGCGCCGTATTCGGTGAAGTGGAACGATCGCGTGAAGAACTGGGCATGGGACGTCAACGCGATCCGCTCGCGCGACATCCGCGTCACGTGCCTGCCGGGCGGCAAGGTGCTGGTGTACGGCGGGCTGCTCGATCGCGTGCGCCTGAACGACGACGAGTTCGGCGTGCTGCTTGCGCACGGCATCGCGCATGCGCTGCGCGAACACGCTCGCAGCAATTTCAGCACGACGTCGCAAACGTCGTTGCGCGCGGCCGCGCTGCCGCCGCTGTTCGGCGTCGGCGATCCGCTGCCGCAGGCGCTGAACCTCGGCGCGCGTCTGCAGACGCTGCGCTACGACCCGACCGACGAAACCGAAGCCGATGTGATCGGCGGCGACATTGCCGCCCGCGCGGGCTTCGATCCGCGCGCGGCGATCACGCTGTGGGACAAGCTCGCGGCGGCGACGCGCGCGAACCGGACGTCGGGCTTCATCTACATGCATCCGTACAGCGCCACGCGGCGGCAGGATCTGCTGAACCGCCTGCCGGACCTGATGCCGCTGTATGCGAAGGCGGTCGGCAAACGGGTCGACACGCTGCCCGACTATGCGGGCATCAGCGCGCAGCGGCGCAAGATCGTGCGGCGCTGA
- a CDS encoding AraC family transcriptional regulator: protein MSFQPLFDDSGDRVRRRMIELHSRLAPNEGDTLAALDGVRFIRVSRPVPRMPVLYEPSIVVVCQGRKLGYLGDRSFVYDAQQYLVLSVPLPFECETFASTDEPFLAISIRIDLAVIAELAILLDETLGAAASEPHGVYSTPLDAPLADAVVRLLEVLASPHDTCVLGPAIMREIAYRVLTGAQGDAIRAALVQQHHFGRIAKALRRIHADLTADLDVETLASEAGMSLAVFHAQFKHVTATSPMQYVKAARLHQARLMMVQDGLGAGAAAARVGYASASQFSREFKRLFGRSPGDDVRWMRESGSRPVESGVGA, encoded by the coding sequence ATGAGCTTCCAGCCCCTTTTCGACGACTCGGGCGACCGTGTGCGGCGCCGCATGATCGAGCTGCATTCGCGCCTCGCGCCGAACGAGGGCGATACGCTGGCGGCGCTCGACGGTGTGCGCTTCATCCGCGTGAGCCGCCCCGTGCCGCGCATGCCGGTGCTGTACGAGCCGAGCATCGTCGTCGTGTGCCAGGGTCGCAAGCTCGGCTACCTTGGCGACCGCTCGTTCGTCTACGACGCGCAGCAGTATCTCGTGCTGTCGGTGCCGCTGCCGTTCGAATGCGAGACCTTCGCGAGCACGGACGAGCCGTTTCTCGCGATCTCGATCCGCATCGATCTCGCGGTGATCGCCGAGCTCGCGATCCTGCTCGACGAGACGCTCGGCGCGGCGGCCAGCGAGCCGCACGGCGTCTATTCGACGCCGCTCGATGCGCCGCTCGCCGACGCCGTGGTGCGGTTGCTCGAAGTGCTCGCGTCGCCGCACGACACGTGCGTGCTCGGGCCGGCGATCATGCGCGAAATCGCGTACCGCGTGCTGACGGGCGCGCAGGGCGATGCGATTCGCGCGGCGCTCGTCCAGCAACATCATTTCGGCCGCATCGCGAAGGCGCTGCGGCGTATCCATGCGGACCTGACGGCCGATCTCGACGTCGAGACGCTCGCGAGCGAGGCCGGCATGAGCCTCGCGGTTTTCCACGCGCAGTTCAAGCATGTGACGGCGACGTCGCCGATGCAGTACGTGAAGGCCGCGCGCCTGCACCAGGCGCGGTTGATGATGGTGCAGGACGGCCTCGGGGCAGGTGCGGCCGCGGCGCGGGTCGGCTATGCGAGCGCGTCGCAGTTCAGCCGCGAGTTCAAGCGGCTGTTCGGCCGCAGCCCGGGAGACGACGTGCGCTGGATGCGCGAAAGCGGCAGCCGGCCCGTCGAGTCGGGAGTCGGCGCGTAG
- a CDS encoding NAD(P)-dependent alcohol dehydrogenase, whose amino-acid sequence MSTTYAYAATDAQSPLAPFEFQRRALRDLDVQIEVLYCGVCHSDLHQARNEWRNTIYPVVPGHEIVGRVTATGSQVSRFKVGELVGVGCLVDSCRTCPSCAEGLEQYCENGFVGTYNGQDRVTGDVTYGGYSTQLVVDEAFVLRVPDTLDPAGAAPLLCAGITTYSPLRQWNVGPGKKVGIVGLGGLGHMGVKLARAMGAHVVLFTTSPSKIEDGKRVGAHEVVISKDEAQMNAHLNSFDFILNTVAAQHDLNPFLHLLKRDGTMTLVGAPEHDHPSPQVFNLIFKRRRLAGSLIGGIAETQEMLDFCAEHGITSDIEVIPMQQINAAYERMLKSDVKYRFVIDMASLKQ is encoded by the coding sequence ATGAGCACAACTTACGCTTACGCGGCGACCGACGCGCAGTCGCCGCTCGCCCCGTTCGAATTCCAGCGCCGCGCGCTGCGCGACCTCGACGTCCAGATCGAGGTGCTCTACTGCGGCGTCTGCCACTCGGACCTGCACCAGGCCCGCAACGAATGGCGCAACACGATCTACCCGGTCGTGCCGGGCCATGAAATCGTCGGCCGCGTGACCGCGACCGGCTCGCAGGTATCGCGCTTCAAGGTCGGCGAGCTGGTCGGCGTCGGCTGTCTCGTTGATTCGTGCCGCACCTGCCCGAGCTGCGCGGAAGGCCTCGAGCAGTATTGCGAGAACGGCTTCGTCGGCACCTACAACGGCCAGGACCGCGTGACCGGCGACGTCACGTACGGCGGCTATTCGACGCAGCTCGTCGTCGACGAGGCATTCGTGCTGCGCGTGCCCGACACGCTCGACCCGGCCGGCGCTGCGCCGCTGCTGTGCGCGGGGATCACGACCTATTCGCCGCTGCGCCAGTGGAACGTCGGCCCTGGCAAGAAGGTCGGGATCGTCGGCCTCGGCGGGCTTGGCCACATGGGCGTGAAGCTCGCGCGCGCGATGGGCGCGCACGTCGTTCTGTTCACGACGTCGCCATCGAAGATCGAGGACGGCAAGCGCGTCGGCGCGCATGAAGTGGTGATCTCGAAGGACGAAGCGCAGATGAACGCGCATCTGAACAGCTTCGACTTCATCCTGAATACGGTCGCCGCCCAGCACGACCTGAACCCGTTCCTGCACCTGCTGAAACGCGACGGCACGATGACGCTCGTCGGCGCACCGGAGCACGACCATCCGTCGCCGCAGGTGTTCAACCTGATCTTCAAGCGCCGCCGCCTCGCGGGCTCGCTGATCGGCGGGATCGCCGAGACGCAGGAAATGCTCGACTTCTGCGCGGAGCACGGCATCACGTCGGATATCGAAGTGATTCCGATGCAGCAGATCAACGCGGCTTACGAGCGGATGCTGAAGAGCGACGTGAAGTACCGGTTCGTGATCGACATGGCGTCGCTCAAGCAGTAA